One segment of Aquimarina sp. BL5 DNA contains the following:
- a CDS encoding ketopantoate reductase family protein has protein sequence MHTVIIGIGGVGGYFGGKIANSGQKVSMIARGKHLEAILRSGLQVKSIDGDFETGPFLITDDIYKIEKADLILICTKSWQVQEASEFIKPILKEDTIVIPLQNGADNAEKVQSVIDKKHVLGGLCKIYSKIEVPGVISHFGHTPEVIFGELDKSRSDRLQKVKAVFDKAGFKNKISEDIQIDIWSKFMFITTVSGLGALTRATIGEIYAHPELNNMLRATATEIYQIAIAKGIEMPLAIVDGIMTFIGKQPFDATASTQRDIMEGRPSELDNFNGFIVKEGKKLDLETPTNAFIYSCLQPMEAKARNEVK, from the coding sequence ATGCATACAGTTATTATAGGTATTGGTGGGGTTGGAGGGTATTTTGGAGGAAAAATTGCCAATTCTGGCCAAAAAGTATCGATGATTGCGAGAGGAAAGCATCTAGAAGCGATACTTCGGAGTGGGTTACAGGTTAAAAGTATTGATGGAGATTTCGAGACCGGGCCTTTTTTAATTACCGATGATATCTACAAAATTGAAAAAGCAGATTTGATTTTAATCTGTACCAAATCCTGGCAAGTTCAGGAAGCTTCCGAATTTATTAAACCAATCCTGAAAGAAGATACCATTGTAATTCCACTACAGAATGGCGCGGATAATGCAGAAAAAGTACAATCTGTGATTGATAAAAAACATGTACTTGGGGGATTGTGTAAGATCTACAGTAAAATTGAAGTTCCAGGAGTTATTTCGCATTTTGGACATACGCCCGAAGTTATTTTTGGAGAACTGGATAAAAGTAGATCTGATCGTTTACAAAAGGTGAAAGCTGTTTTTGATAAAGCAGGATTTAAGAACAAGATTTCTGAGGATATCCAGATAGATATATGGAGCAAATTTATGTTCATCACTACTGTTAGCGGTTTAGGAGCGCTCACCAGAGCAACAATCGGAGAAATATATGCGCATCCTGAATTGAATAATATGCTCAGAGCGACAGCTACTGAGATTTATCAGATAGCTATAGCCAAAGGAATTGAAATGCCTTTGGCTATTGTAGATGGAATCATGACTTTTATTGGCAAACAACCTTTTGATGCAACTGCCTCTACCCAAAGAGATATTATGGAAGGGAGACCTTCAGAGTTAGATAATTTTAATGGTTTTATTGTAAAAGAAGGTAAAAAACTAGACCTAGAGACACCTACAAATGCATTTATTTATAGTTGTTTACAGCCAATGGAAGCAAAAGCTAGAAATGAGGTTAAATAG
- the leuS gene encoding leucine--tRNA ligase, which yields MSYDFNTIEARWQAYWAENGTFKAENNSDKPKYYVLDMFPYPSGAGLHVGHPLGYIASDIYARYKRHKGFNVLHPQGYDSFGLPAEQYAIQTGQHPAITTKDNIARYRQQLDKIGFSFDWSREVKTSDPKFYKWTQWIFTELFNSWYDNDADKARPISELEELFSKEGNPNVNAVCDEDIAEFTAADWNAFSSKDKQEVLLKYRLTYLAETEVNWCPQLGTVLANDEIVNGVSERGGYPVIRKKMTQWSMRISAYAQRLLDGLNTIDWPQPLKDSQTNWIGRSEGASVTFRVKGHDEVIDVFTTRPDTIFGVSFMTLAPEHELVAKITTPEQKAEIDAYIEATAKRSERDRMADVKTISGVFTGAYAEHPFTKEPVPIWIGDYVLAGYGTGAVMAVPCGDQRDYDFAKHFEIDIPNIFEGVDISEEAFADKDETIITNSDFLDGLKYKKAVKTAIYELEKLGQGKGKINYRLRDAVFSRQRYWGEPFPVYYVDGMPQMIDLKHLPIELPEVEKYLPTETGEPPLGRADVWAWDTEKNEVVSNDLIDNTTVFPLELNTMPGWAGSSYYFNRYMDPNNEDEVFSQDAINYWKEVDLYIGGSEHATGHLLYARFWQKFLFDRSVVPVDEFAKKLINQGMILGTSAIVYRVSGTNKYVSKGLKDQYDVEELRVDVNMINSSDELLPEDLKNWQPQFMDAEFELEHGKYIVGREVEKMSKRWFNVVNPDGICDQYGADSLRLYEMFLGPLEQAKPWNTAGITGVHGFLKRLWKLYHNGDVFGVTDSEPTKDNLKTLHKTIKKVEEDIENFSFNTSVSTFMIAVNELTAQKCNSRAILEPLLILVSPYAPHIAEELWNKLGHNESIATASFPVFEEKHLVESTKQYPISFNGKMRFMMELSLDLSKEDIEAAVMAHEKTQQQLDGRTPKKVIVVPGKIVNVVG from the coding sequence ATGAGTTACGATTTTAATACGATTGAAGCCAGATGGCAAGCCTATTGGGCAGAGAATGGAACGTTTAAAGCTGAAAATAACAGCGATAAACCAAAATACTATGTGCTAGACATGTTTCCTTATCCTTCTGGAGCAGGACTACACGTTGGGCATCCATTAGGATATATTGCCAGTGATATTTATGCAAGATATAAGCGTCACAAAGGATTTAACGTATTACACCCACAAGGATATGACTCATTTGGGTTGCCTGCAGAGCAGTATGCGATCCAAACAGGTCAACATCCTGCAATCACTACCAAAGATAATATTGCTCGTTATCGCCAGCAATTAGATAAAATTGGATTTTCTTTTGATTGGAGTCGTGAAGTAAAAACCAGCGATCCTAAGTTTTATAAATGGACACAATGGATCTTTACAGAGCTTTTTAATTCTTGGTATGATAATGATGCGGATAAAGCAAGACCGATTAGTGAGTTAGAAGAGTTGTTTTCTAAAGAAGGGAATCCAAATGTTAATGCAGTATGTGATGAAGATATAGCAGAATTTACTGCTGCTGATTGGAATGCTTTTTCATCAAAAGACAAACAAGAGGTTTTATTAAAATATAGATTAACGTATTTAGCAGAAACAGAGGTGAACTGGTGTCCACAATTAGGAACAGTGTTAGCCAACGATGAAATCGTAAACGGAGTTTCCGAACGTGGTGGTTATCCAGTGATCCGTAAAAAGATGACACAATGGAGTATGCGTATTTCTGCATATGCACAACGTTTACTGGATGGATTAAATACGATTGATTGGCCTCAGCCATTAAAAGATTCTCAAACCAATTGGATAGGTCGTTCTGAAGGAGCAAGTGTGACGTTTCGTGTAAAAGGTCATGATGAAGTGATCGATGTTTTTACTACACGTCCTGATACTATCTTTGGTGTGAGTTTTATGACATTGGCTCCCGAACATGAATTAGTAGCTAAAATTACAACTCCAGAGCAAAAAGCCGAAATAGATGCATATATAGAAGCAACTGCGAAACGTAGTGAACGTGATCGTATGGCGGATGTAAAAACTATTAGTGGCGTGTTTACAGGAGCTTACGCTGAACATCCATTTACTAAAGAACCAGTTCCAATCTGGATTGGAGATTATGTGTTAGCTGGATACGGTACAGGAGCTGTAATGGCAGTACCTTGTGGAGACCAACGTGATTATGATTTTGCAAAACACTTTGAGATTGATATTCCTAATATTTTTGAAGGAGTAGATATTTCTGAAGAAGCGTTTGCGGATAAAGACGAAACAATCATTACCAATTCGGACTTTTTAGATGGTTTGAAATATAAAAAAGCAGTAAAAACTGCGATTTATGAGTTAGAAAAACTAGGTCAAGGAAAAGGTAAAATCAATTATAGATTACGTGATGCAGTATTTAGTCGTCAGCGCTATTGGGGAGAACCATTTCCAGTATATTATGTAGACGGTATGCCACAGATGATTGATCTAAAACATTTACCAATCGAATTACCTGAAGTAGAAAAATATTTACCAACCGAAACTGGTGAACCGCCATTAGGTCGCGCGGATGTTTGGGCTTGGGACACCGAAAAGAATGAAGTAGTTTCTAATGATTTAATAGATAATACAACTGTTTTTCCTTTGGAATTAAATACCATGCCAGGTTGGGCAGGAAGTTCTTATTACTTTAATAGGTATATGGATCCTAATAATGAAGATGAGGTTTTTTCACAAGATGCAATTAATTACTGGAAAGAAGTTGATCTATATATAGGAGGAAGTGAGCACGCAACGGGTCATTTATTATATGCGCGTTTTTGGCAGAAATTTTTATTTGATAGAAGTGTTGTACCAGTTGATGAATTTGCAAAGAAACTGATCAATCAGGGAATGATTTTGGGAACAAGTGCTATTGTTTATAGAGTTAGCGGTACAAATAAATATGTTTCCAAAGGATTAAAAGATCAATATGATGTAGAAGAGCTTCGTGTGGATGTTAATATGATAAATTCCTCTGATGAATTATTGCCTGAGGATTTAAAGAATTGGCAACCACAGTTTATGGATGCTGAGTTCGAACTTGAACATGGTAAGTATATTGTTGGGAGAGAAGTTGAAAAAATGTCCAAAAGATGGTTTAATGTAGTAAACCCAGATGGTATTTGTGATCAATATGGAGCAGATAGTTTACGACTATATGAAATGTTTTTAGGACCATTAGAGCAAGCAAAACCTTGGAATACAGCAGGAATTACTGGTGTGCATGGATTCTTAAAGAGATTATGGAAACTCTACCATAATGGAGATGTGTTTGGTGTGACTGATTCAGAACCCACAAAAGATAACTTAAAGACATTACATAAAACCATTAAAAAGGTAGAAGAAGATATAGAGAATTTCTCTTTTAATACTTCGGTGAGTACTTTTATGATTGCAGTAAATGAATTAACTGCTCAGAAATGTAATTCCAGAGCAATTTTAGAACCATTATTGATATTGGTTTCTCCGTATGCTCCACATATAGCAGAAGAGCTATGGAATAAATTAGGACATAATGAATCAATTGCTACAGCATCATTTCCGGTTTTTGAAGAAAAGCATTTGGTAGAAAGTACAAAGCAATATCCTATTTCATTTAATGGTAAAATGCGTTTTATGATGGAGTTATCTTTAGATTTAAGCAAAGAAGATATCGAAGCAGCTGTAATGGCGCATGAAAAAACACAACAACAACTTGATGGTAGAACACCTAAAAAAGTGATCGTGGTACCAGGTAAGATTGTCAATGTAGTTGGGTAA
- a CDS encoding SemiSWEET family sugar transporter — MINPVEILGLIAAILTTAAFLPQVYKTWKTKSAESLSMSMLLIFESGVLCWLVYGYLIDSLPVILANFVTAISGFLLLYFKFRYKN, encoded by the coding sequence ATGATCAACCCAGTAGAAATTCTTGGATTAATAGCAGCGATATTAACAACAGCTGCTTTTTTACCACAAGTTTATAAAACTTGGAAGACGAAATCTGCAGAAAGTTTATCGATGTCAATGTTGTTAATTTTTGAAAGTGGAGTGCTTTGTTGGTTGGTTTATGGGTATTTGATAGATAGTCTGCCTGTAATTTTGGCAAACTTTGTTACGGCTATATCTGGATTTTTGCTGCTTTATTTTAAATTCCGCTACAAAAACTAA
- the ald gene encoding alanine dehydrogenase, which produces MIIGVPKEIKNNENRVGVTPAGTMALVSHGHTVFIQQDAGLQSGFSDDEYIGAGAKILPTIEEVYQTAEMIIKVKEPIEPEYKLIKKDQLIFTYFHFASSEPLTKAMIESGSVCISYETVEDPDRSLPLLTPMSEVAGRMSIQQGAKYLEKPLKGRGILLGGVPGVAPAKVLVLGGGVVGTQAAKMAAGMGADVTILDISMKRLRYLDDVMPANVNTEFSNEYTIREHIKTSDLIVGGVLIPGAKAPKLITRDMLKDMRAGTVLVDVAVDQGGCFETTKPTTHQDPVYIIDDVVHYSVANMPGAVPYTSTLALTNVTLSYAVQLANKGWKAACADNEPLKKGLNVINGDVVYPAISEAFNLPLEDVNNYLS; this is translated from the coding sequence ATGATAATTGGTGTTCCTAAGGAAATCAAGAATAACGAGAACAGAGTGGGTGTAACACCTGCTGGAACAATGGCACTCGTTAGTCATGGTCACACTGTTTTCATTCAGCAAGATGCTGGTCTTCAGAGTGGTTTTAGTGATGATGAATATATCGGTGCAGGAGCAAAGATATTACCTACTATAGAAGAGGTGTATCAGACTGCGGAGATGATTATAAAGGTGAAGGAGCCTATAGAGCCAGAATATAAATTGATCAAGAAAGATCAATTAATATTCACTTACTTTCATTTTGCTTCAAGCGAGCCTTTAACAAAAGCAATGATAGAGAGTGGGTCGGTTTGTATTTCTTATGAAACTGTTGAAGATCCTGATCGTAGTTTACCATTACTTACACCAATGAGTGAAGTGGCTGGGCGTATGTCTATCCAGCAAGGAGCGAAATATTTAGAAAAACCGTTAAAAGGAAGAGGAATTCTTCTTGGAGGTGTTCCTGGAGTTGCTCCTGCCAAAGTATTAGTGCTTGGTGGAGGTGTTGTTGGTACTCAGGCTGCAAAAATGGCAGCAGGAATGGGTGCAGATGTAACAATTCTAGATATTAGTATGAAGAGATTACGTTATCTAGATGATGTAATGCCTGCCAATGTGAATACTGAATTTTCTAATGAATATACAATTCGTGAACATATAAAGACTTCTGATTTAATCGTTGGAGGTGTATTAATACCAGGAGCGAAAGCGCCAAAACTTATCACTCGTGATATGCTAAAGGATATGCGTGCTGGAACAGTATTGGTAGATGTGGCAGTAGATCAAGGTGGTTGTTTTGAGACTACAAAACCTACTACACATCAAGATCCGGTTTATATTATTGATGATGTAGTACATTATTCAGTGGCTAATATGCCAGGAGCAGTACCTTATACTTCGACTTTGGCATTAACTAATGTTACTTTGTCATATGCGGTACAATTAGCAAACAAAGGTTGGAAAGCTGCTTGTGCAGATAACGAACCACTTAAAAAAGGATTAAACGTAATCAACGGAGATGTAGTGTATCCAGCTATTTCAGAAGCATTTAACCTTCCTTTGGAAGATGTAAATAACTATTTAAGTTAA
- a CDS encoding zinc metallopeptidase, which yields MMGYYVIAGIIFLVSSFVSNKLKSKFKHYSNVRLQNGMSGAEIATKMLEDNGIRDVKVISTPGMLTDHYNPRNKTVNLSEGVYNQRNAAAAAVAAHEVGHAVQHATAYSWLTLRSKIVPAVGISSKLSNIVIMVGLGLSVAGNAFGNLIFLVGIILFAVTTLFTFITLPVEYDASNRALAWLENANMVTSNEYDGAKDALKWAARTYLVAALGSLATLLYFVSMFLGRRD from the coding sequence ATGATGGGATATTATGTCATAGCGGGAATTATCTTTCTGGTAAGTTCATTCGTTAGTAATAAACTAAAAAGCAAGTTTAAGCATTATTCTAATGTGCGTTTGCAGAATGGAATGAGCGGGGCAGAGATTGCTACAAAAATGTTAGAAGATAATGGAATACGAGATGTAAAAGTAATTTCTACACCAGGGATGTTAACAGATCACTACAATCCAAGGAATAAAACAGTGAATTTGAGTGAAGGAGTGTATAATCAAAGAAATGCAGCTGCAGCTGCTGTTGCCGCTCATGAAGTGGGTCACGCTGTTCAGCACGCTACTGCTTATAGTTGGTTAACGCTTAGATCTAAGATTGTTCCTGCAGTGGGGATTTCTAGTAAATTGTCCAATATTGTAATAATGGTAGGTTTAGGTTTGTCAGTTGCCGGTAATGCATTCGGAAATTTAATTTTCTTGGTTGGAATAATATTATTCGCTGTTACAACTTTATTTACTTTTATAACACTTCCTGTGGAATATGATGCTAGTAATAGAGCTTTAGCTTGGTTGGAAAATGCAAATATGGTAACAAGTAACGAGTATGATGGGGCGAAAGATGCTTTAAAATGGGCTGCAAGGACTTATTTGGTGGCTGCGTTAGGCTCTTTAGCTACATTGCTTTACTTTGTTTCTATGTTTTTAGGAAGAAGAGATTAA
- a CDS encoding Lrp/AsnC ligand binding domain-containing protein yields the protein MKGQYGSVKIDGIDKEILRNLMEDARRPILEIARKIGISGAAIHQRLRKLEGSGLIAGSKFIIDPKVLGYKTMAFVGVYLDKAVSNPKAVKQLKDIPEVIECHYTTGNWSIFIKILCRDNEHLMNVLNKEIQAIEGVSRTETFISLDQQINRQIKI from the coding sequence ATGAAAGGTCAATATGGTAGTGTAAAAATAGATGGTATTGACAAAGAAATTCTTCGTAATCTTATGGAAGATGCCCGAAGGCCTATCTTAGAAATTGCAAGAAAGATTGGAATTTCTGGCGCAGCCATTCATCAAAGATTAAGAAAACTAGAAGGTTCTGGCCTTATTGCTGGATCCAAATTTATTATAGATCCAAAAGTATTAGGATATAAAACCATGGCCTTTGTAGGAGTATATCTAGATAAAGCGGTTAGCAACCCTAAAGCAGTTAAACAATTGAAAGACATTCCTGAAGTAATTGAATGTCACTACACTACAGGAAACTGGTCTATATTCATTAAAATTCTCTGTAGAGATAATGAACACCTAATGAATGTATTGAATAAAGAAATTCAGGCAATTGAAGGCGTATCTAGAACAGAAACATTTATTTCACTAGACCAACAAATCAATAGACAGATTAAAATATAG
- a CDS encoding saccharopine dehydrogenase family protein → MRKILVIGAGKSTAVLIKYFQDKSESENLHIIIGDVSVENARTLAADHPNTTPIKLDVFDKNSREDTIKNADIVVSMLPARFHIEVAKDCLRFEKSLVTASYVSKEMQELHEEVKKKGLVFMNEIGVDPGIDHMSAMQVIDRIRNQGGKIILFESFTGGLVAPESDNNLWRYKFTWNPRNVVVAGQGGAAEFLQEGAYKYIPYHKLFRRTEFLEVEEYGRFEAYANRNSLKYQSIYGLNDILTLYRGTIRRVGFSKAWNIFVQLGMTADDYTLANSEHMSYRDFTNSFLAYSPTDSVELKLRHYLKIDQDDIIWDKLIELDIFNTDKKVGIPNATPAQILQKILMDKWTLNDGDKDMIVMYHKFGYELDGERKQIDATMVCIGKDQKYTAMARTVGLPVAMAALRILNKEITSPGVQIPIREEIYTPILKELEEYGIEFKEKECEYLGYNPDGVKG, encoded by the coding sequence ATGCGAAAGATACTGGTCATTGGTGCAGGTAAATCCACTGCGGTTTTAATTAAATATTTTCAGGATAAATCCGAATCTGAAAATTTACACATTATTATCGGGGACGTTTCCGTTGAGAATGCTCGAACACTTGCAGCAGATCATCCTAATACTACTCCTATCAAGTTAGATGTTTTTGACAAAAACTCGAGAGAAGACACAATTAAAAATGCTGACATTGTAGTATCTATGCTTCCAGCAAGATTCCATATAGAAGTAGCCAAAGACTGCCTTAGATTCGAAAAATCTTTGGTCACCGCCTCTTATGTAAGCAAAGAGATGCAAGAGCTTCATGAAGAAGTAAAGAAAAAAGGTCTTGTTTTTATGAATGAGATTGGTGTAGATCCTGGGATTGATCATATGAGTGCAATGCAGGTTATTGACCGGATACGAAATCAAGGAGGAAAAATTATATTATTTGAATCTTTTACAGGAGGATTGGTAGCTCCTGAAAGTGACAACAATCTATGGCGTTATAAATTTACATGGAATCCCAGAAACGTAGTAGTTGCTGGACAGGGTGGGGCTGCAGAATTCTTACAAGAAGGAGCCTATAAATACATCCCTTATCATAAATTATTCAGAAGAACCGAATTCCTAGAAGTAGAAGAATACGGTCGTTTTGAAGCATATGCTAATAGAAACTCCTTAAAATATCAAAGCATTTATGGACTCAATGATATTTTAACTCTTTATCGAGGAACCATAAGAAGAGTTGGATTTTCTAAAGCCTGGAACATTTTTGTGCAATTAGGTATGACAGCTGATGATTATACATTAGCAAACTCTGAACATATGAGTTACCGAGATTTTACAAACTCATTTCTTGCTTACTCTCCAACAGATTCTGTAGAGTTAAAGCTTCGTCATTATTTAAAAATTGATCAGGACGATATTATCTGGGACAAACTAATAGAGCTAGATATCTTTAATACTGATAAAAAAGTAGGAATTCCTAACGCGACACCTGCTCAGATTTTACAGAAAATACTAATGGACAAATGGACCTTAAATGACGGAGACAAAGATATGATCGTAATGTATCATAAATTTGGATATGAACTTGATGGAGAACGCAAACAGATAGACGCAACAATGGTATGTATTGGCAAGGATCAAAAGTACACAGCTATGGCCAGAACTGTTGGATTACCAGTTGCCATGGCTGCATTAAGAATTTTGAACAAGGAAATTACATCTCCTGGGGTACAGATACCGATCCGAGAAGAAATATACACTCCAATCCTTAAGGAATTAGAGGAATACGGCATTGAATTTAAAGAAAAAGAATGTGAGTATTTAGGATACAATCCTGACGGTGTAAAAGGATAA